A section of the Streptomyces sp. NBC_00178 genome encodes:
- a CDS encoding N-acetylmuramoyl-L-alanine amidase, with product MLHDDFTASLPRPRARRRTVFAAAGLFCACLAVSGCGGDGGPAPGADPSAARSSVPVAPEPSPASGKPLPRGPLTGRTVVIDPGHNPGNRDHTREINSRVAIGTGRKECDTTGTATDAGYAEARFTLDVSRRLRTLLEKRGAKVVLTQDGDRPYGPCIDERARIGNGAGADAVVSVHADGSAHGNRGFHVILPAAVRGGGADTSGIVVPSRELGERIAGNFARVTGSAPSNYIGGDTGLDTRKDLGGLNLSTVPKVFIECGNMRDPEDAALLTSADWRQKAALGIAEGIGGFLKR from the coding sequence GTGCTCCACGACGACTTCACCGCCTCCCTCCCGCGTCCGCGTGCGCGCCGCAGGACCGTGTTCGCCGCCGCGGGCCTCTTCTGCGCGTGCCTGGCCGTCTCGGGATGCGGGGGTGACGGCGGGCCGGCGCCCGGCGCGGACCCCTCGGCGGCGCGCTCCTCCGTCCCGGTCGCCCCGGAGCCGTCGCCGGCCTCCGGCAAGCCCCTTCCCCGCGGGCCGCTCACCGGCCGCACCGTGGTGATCGACCCGGGCCACAACCCCGGGAACCGCGACCACACGCGGGAGATCAACAGCAGGGTGGCCATCGGCACGGGGCGCAAGGAGTGCGACACCACGGGCACGGCCACCGACGCGGGGTACGCCGAGGCGCGGTTCACCCTGGACGTCTCGCGCCGCCTGCGCACGCTGCTGGAGAAGCGGGGCGCGAAGGTGGTGCTCACCCAGGACGGCGACCGCCCCTACGGACCGTGCATCGACGAGCGGGCCCGGATCGGCAACGGGGCCGGGGCCGACGCGGTCGTGTCGGTGCACGCGGACGGTTCGGCGCACGGCAACCGCGGCTTCCACGTCATCCTGCCCGCCGCCGTGCGCGGAGGGGGCGCGGACACCTCGGGGATCGTCGTCCCGTCCCGTGAACTGGGCGAGCGGATCGCCGGGAATTTCGCACGCGTTACCGGAAGTGCCCCCTCCAATTACATCGGCGGGGATACCGGACTGGACACCCGCAAGGATCTCGGCGGCCTGAATCTGTCGACCGTGCCCAAAGTGTTCATCGAATGCGGCAATATGCGTGACCCTGAGGACGCCGCTCTGCTCACCAGCGCGGACTGGCGCCAGAAAGCGGCTCTCGGCATTGCCGAGGGCATCGGCGGCTTTCTGAAGAGGTAG
- a CDS encoding maleylpyruvate isomerase family mycothiol-dependent enzyme: MTPLAHARYCDEILAQTDLLRDLVRDADLAARVPTCPDWNLRELVVHVGGAHRWAGEIVRTRAAAEIPDDAVPGSGGPASGDAAALDAWLAEGAAATVAALREAGPDTEVWTWAWERRTAFWARRMAHETAVHRADAAAAVGRDFEVAPDLAADTITEWLEIVAFAQAGGDPEAAELRGGGRSLHLHATDAADAEWLIEFGEDGFTWRHAHAKATVALRGPLTGLMLAFNRRRKPDEGGLEVLGDRSLLDFWLERSSFG; this comes from the coding sequence ATGACGCCTCTTGCGCACGCGCGCTACTGCGACGAGATCCTGGCCCAGACCGACCTGTTGAGGGATCTCGTCAGGGACGCGGACCTGGCCGCGCGGGTTCCCACCTGCCCCGACTGGAACCTGCGCGAGCTGGTCGTCCACGTCGGCGGGGCGCACCGCTGGGCCGGTGAGATCGTGCGCACCCGGGCGGCCGCGGAGATCCCGGACGACGCGGTGCCCGGCAGCGGGGGTCCGGCCTCCGGTGACGCCGCCGCACTGGACGCCTGGCTCGCCGAGGGCGCCGCCGCGACCGTCGCCGCCCTGCGGGAGGCAGGCCCGGACACGGAGGTGTGGACGTGGGCGTGGGAACGCCGCACCGCGTTCTGGGCCCGTCGCATGGCCCACGAGACCGCCGTCCACCGGGCGGACGCCGCGGCGGCCGTGGGCCGGGACTTCGAGGTGGCGCCGGACCTGGCCGCCGACACGATCACCGAATGGCTGGAGATCGTCGCGTTCGCCCAGGCCGGGGGAGACCCCGAAGCAGCCGAACTCCGGGGCGGCGGGCGGTCCTTGCACCTGCACGCGACCGACGCGGCCGACGCGGAGTGGCTGATCGAGTTCGGCGAGGACGGGTTCACCTGGCGGCACGCCCACGCGAAGGCGACGGTGGCCCTCCGGGGCCCGCTGACCGGGCTCATGCTCGCGTTCAACCGCAGGCGGAAGCCGGACGAGGGCGGACTGGAGGTGCTGGGCGACCGGAGCCTGCTGGACTTCTGGCTGGAGAGGTCGTCGTTCGGCTGA
- a CDS encoding class I SAM-dependent methyltransferase, giving the protein MAAESPVRPEPDVLAAFEAAKGFMPVHEGLALYSAAVEAASLGLPLLEVGTYCGRSTILLAAVARASGVTALTVDHHRGSEEQQPGWEYHDPSVVDPALGLMDTLPSFRRTLHAADLEEHVVALVGRSPQVAAVWGGPLGLVFIDGGHTDEHANGDYEGWAPKVADGGLLVVHDVFPDPADGGQAPYRVHQRALASGAFTEISVTDSLRVLRRTGPGI; this is encoded by the coding sequence GTGGCCGCCGAGTCGCCCGTCCGACCCGAGCCGGATGTCCTCGCCGCCTTCGAGGCCGCCAAGGGCTTCATGCCGGTCCACGAGGGTCTCGCCCTGTACTCCGCCGCCGTGGAGGCCGCGTCCCTCGGACTGCCTCTCCTGGAAGTCGGCACGTACTGCGGGCGCTCCACGATCCTGCTCGCCGCCGTGGCCCGCGCCTCCGGCGTCACCGCGCTCACCGTCGACCACCACCGGGGCAGCGAGGAGCAGCAGCCGGGCTGGGAGTACCACGACCCGTCCGTGGTGGATCCCGCGCTCGGGCTGATGGACACGCTGCCGTCCTTCCGCCGGACACTGCACGCCGCGGATCTGGAGGAGCACGTGGTGGCGCTCGTCGGCCGTTCCCCCCAGGTGGCGGCCGTGTGGGGCGGCCCGCTCGGCCTCGTCTTCATCGACGGCGGGCACACCGACGAGCACGCGAACGGCGACTACGAGGGCTGGGCCCCGAAGGTCGCCGACGGCGGTCTGCTCGTCGTCCACGACGTGTTCCCCGACCCGGCCGACGGCGGCCAGGCACCGTACCGGGTCCATCAACGCGCCCTGGCCTCGGGGGCGTTCACCGAGATATCGGTGACGGACTCGCTGCGGGTGCTGCGGCGCACGGGACCGGGGATCTGA
- a CDS encoding class I SAM-dependent methyltransferase — protein sequence MLTVDFTRFPLAAGDRVLDLGCGAGRHAFECYRRGAQVVALDRNAEEIREVAKWFAAMKEAGEAPEGATATAMEGDALNLPFPDESFDVVIISEVMEHIPDDKGVLAEMVRVLRPGGRIAVTVPRYGPEKVCWALSDAYHEVEGGHIRIYKADELLGRIREAGLKPYGTHHAHALHSPYWWLKCAFGVDNEKALPVRAYHKLLVWDIMKKPLATRVAEQLLNPVVGKSFVAYATKPHLPRAEA from the coding sequence GTGCTGACCGTCGACTTCACCCGCTTCCCGCTCGCCGCCGGCGACCGGGTGCTCGATCTGGGCTGCGGCGCCGGCCGGCACGCCTTCGAGTGCTACCGGCGCGGCGCCCAGGTGGTGGCCCTCGACCGGAACGCCGAGGAGATCCGCGAGGTAGCGAAGTGGTTCGCCGCGATGAAGGAGGCCGGGGAGGCCCCCGAGGGCGCGACCGCGACCGCGATGGAGGGCGACGCGCTCAACCTGCCCTTCCCCGACGAGTCCTTCGACGTGGTGATCATCTCCGAGGTCATGGAGCACATCCCCGACGACAAGGGCGTACTCGCCGAGATGGTCCGCGTGCTGAGGCCGGGCGGCAGGATCGCGGTCACCGTGCCCCGCTACGGCCCCGAGAAGGTCTGCTGGGCGCTCTCCGACGCCTACCACGAGGTCGAGGGCGGCCACATCCGGATCTACAAGGCCGACGAACTGCTCGGCCGCATCCGCGAGGCCGGTCTCAAGCCCTACGGCACCCACCACGCGCACGCCCTGCACAGCCCCTACTGGTGGCTGAAGTGCGCGTTCGGCGTGGACAACGAGAAGGCGCTGCCGGTGCGCGCCTATCACAAGCTCCTGGTCTGGGACATCATGAAGAAGCCCCTGGCCACCCGGGTCGCCGAGCAGCTGCTCAACCCGGTCGTCGGGAAGAGCTTCGTGGCGTACGCGACCAAGCCGCACCTTCCCAGGGCCGAGGCGTGA
- a CDS encoding ABC transporter permease has protein sequence MFAYIVLEVRRTLRDRTFLVFGAGMPVMMYLLFTNLGGAGDNTGWKAASMVGMAAYGALGSAMAIGTGIASDKSLGWLRQLRITPLDPGHAVAGRAVSGVVTVLPAILAVLLAGGLVNGVRLAVWQWTAVALLLWAGSLPFTLLGIGNGYRLNPQGTGVVNVACLMGFAVLGGLWFPLTEFPGWLRAVGELTPAHGFAELGRATVAGHAPAAGPVALLAGWMLLFGGYAMTSYRRSARTE, from the coding sequence ATGTTCGCGTACATCGTCCTGGAGGTCCGCCGGACCCTGCGCGACCGGACGTTCCTCGTGTTCGGGGCGGGCATGCCGGTCATGATGTACCTCCTCTTCACCAACCTCGGCGGGGCCGGCGACAACACCGGCTGGAAGGCCGCGTCCATGGTCGGCATGGCCGCCTACGGAGCCCTCGGGTCCGCGATGGCGATCGGGACGGGCATCGCGTCCGACAAGTCCCTGGGCTGGCTGCGGCAGTTGCGGATCACACCGCTGGACCCCGGCCACGCCGTGGCGGGCCGGGCCGTCAGCGGAGTCGTCACCGTCCTGCCGGCGATCCTGGCCGTGCTGCTGGCCGGCGGGCTGGTCAACGGCGTACGGCTCGCGGTGTGGCAGTGGACCGCCGTGGCGCTGCTGCTGTGGGCGGGCTCCCTGCCCTTCACCCTGCTCGGGATAGGGAACGGCTACCGGCTCAACCCGCAGGGCACGGGGGTGGTCAACGTGGCCTGCCTGATGGGGTTCGCGGTGCTGGGCGGCCTGTGGTTCCCGCTCACGGAGTTCCCCGGCTGGCTGCGCGCCGTCGGGGAGCTCACCCCCGCCCACGGCTTCGCGGAGCTCGGCCGTGCGACGGTCGCCGGGCACGCGCCGGCGGCGGGCCCGGTCGCGCTCCTGGCCGGATGGATGCTCCTGTTCGGGGGCTACGCCATGACCTCCTACCGTCGGTCCGCCCGGACCGAGTGA
- a CDS encoding response regulator transcription factor — translation MPRDHRPARSVRILLAEDQGMMRSALALLLGMEPDFEVVSQVAAGDQIVGSALVSRPDVALLDIELPGRSGLDAAADLHEEVPECRVLILTTFGRPGYLRRAMEAGAAGFLVKDGPVGDLAKAIRRVLTGETVIDPALAAAALGAGPSPLTTRERDVLNASVDGATVADIAAKLSLSASTVRNYLSSAIGKTATRNRMEAVRAARQQGWL, via the coding sequence ATGCCGCGGGACCACCGCCCGGCCAGGTCCGTCCGGATCCTCCTCGCCGAGGACCAGGGCATGATGCGCAGTGCTCTCGCCCTGCTGCTGGGTATGGAGCCGGACTTCGAGGTGGTGTCCCAGGTCGCCGCCGGGGACCAGATCGTCGGATCGGCGCTCGTCTCGCGCCCCGACGTGGCGCTGCTGGACATCGAGCTTCCCGGCCGGAGCGGCCTGGACGCGGCGGCGGACCTGCACGAGGAGGTCCCGGAGTGCCGGGTGCTGATCCTGACGACGTTCGGCAGACCGGGCTATCTGCGGCGGGCGATGGAGGCGGGGGCCGCGGGGTTCCTGGTGAAGGACGGGCCGGTCGGGGATCTGGCGAAGGCGATCCGGCGGGTGCTGACCGGCGAGACGGTGATCGACCCGGCCCTGGCCGCGGCGGCGCTCGGCGCGGGACCCAGCCCGCTGACCACACGGGAGCGGGACGTGCTGAACGCGTCCGTGGACGGTGCCACCGTCGCCGACATCGCGGCGAAGCTGAGCCTGTCGGCGTCGACGGTGCGGAACTACCTGTCGTCGGCCATCGGCAAGACCGCCACCCGCAACCGCATGGAGGCGGTGCGGGCGGCCCGGCAGCAGGGCTGGCTCTGA
- a CDS encoding sensor histidine kinase: MSRTEREKNRPSAGRPRTGGPLFRRPRTGRPRTRHPECRRPGPPGPYALLPCLLLGLGAFSNLWQGETPNPWVGGIGLFTFNSLYIAVVFRGFDRRRRESATSYALLAAMAVITFGLAIGYGGGWLLFFPLLSLACGTILRGRGLGAGLLLLAGCAGFIAAWRGDHVSEPWTIGYGTVISGGVTAALLILSETVTELRATRQELARGAVEQERLRFSRDLHDLLGHTLSVIVVKSEAARRLAPHDVDAALEQVRDIESVGRQALTEVREAVTGYREGSLTTELGRAASVLTAAGVQPVVRRSGPPLGSGSEALLGWVAREAVTNVVRHSGATRCEFTLDSTGERVRLTVTDDGVGPSPDAGGGDGTGLRGLSERLAAVGGSLESGPGPQGGFVVTARLPADGPQPDPTRPEGC, from the coding sequence GTGTCCCGTACGGAAAGAGAGAAGAACCGTCCCTCGGCGGGCCGTCCCCGGACCGGCGGCCCTCTGTTCCGCCGCCCCCGGACCGGCCGTCCCCGGACCCGTCACCCGGAGTGCCGCCGCCCGGGCCCTCCGGGACCGTACGCCCTGCTGCCCTGCCTGCTGCTGGGGCTCGGCGCGTTCTCCAACCTCTGGCAGGGTGAGACACCGAACCCCTGGGTCGGCGGCATCGGCCTGTTCACCTTCAACTCCCTCTACATCGCTGTGGTGTTCAGGGGATTCGACCGCAGGAGGCGGGAGAGCGCCACCTCGTACGCCCTGCTGGCCGCCATGGCCGTCATCACCTTCGGGCTGGCCATCGGCTACGGCGGCGGATGGCTGCTCTTCTTCCCGCTGCTGTCACTGGCCTGCGGCACGATCCTGCGGGGCCGCGGGCTCGGTGCCGGGCTGCTCCTGCTCGCCGGGTGTGCCGGGTTCATCGCCGCCTGGCGCGGCGACCACGTCTCGGAGCCCTGGACGATCGGCTACGGGACGGTGATCTCCGGCGGTGTGACCGCGGCGCTCCTCATCCTGTCGGAGACGGTGACGGAACTCCGCGCCACCCGGCAGGAGCTGGCCCGCGGCGCGGTGGAACAGGAGCGGCTGCGCTTCTCCCGGGACCTGCACGACCTGCTCGGGCACACCCTGTCCGTGATCGTGGTGAAGTCGGAGGCCGCCCGCCGGCTCGCGCCCCACGACGTGGACGCCGCGCTCGAACAGGTCCGTGACATCGAGTCGGTGGGGCGCCAGGCCCTCACCGAGGTGCGCGAGGCGGTGACCGGCTACCGGGAGGGAAGCCTCACCACGGAGCTGGGGCGGGCCGCGTCGGTGCTGACGGCGGCCGGCGTCCAGCCGGTGGTACGGCGCTCGGGGCCGCCGCTCGGCTCCGGGAGCGAGGCGCTGCTGGGCTGGGTGGCGAGGGAGGCGGTGACCAACGTCGTCCGGCACAGCGGCGCGACACGCTGCGAGTTCACGCTCGACTCCACCGGTGAACGGGTGCGGCTGACGGTCACCGACGACGGTGTGGGGCCGTCGCCGGACGCGGGAGGGGGTGACGGGACCGGCCTGAGGGGGCTGTCGGAACGACTCGCCGCGGTGGGCGGCTCGCTGGAGTCGGGCCCCGGTCCGCAGGGCGGCTTCGTGGTGACGGCGCGGCTGCCCGCCGACGGCCCGCAGCCGGACCCCACCCGGCCGGAGGGGTGCTGA
- a CDS encoding MFS transporter: MTPMADDSPPARPRTRTWAVVAAACTGQFLVVLDVSVVNVALPSMRADLGLSASGLQWVVNAYAIAFAGFMLLGGRAADLYGRKRIFMTGLGLFTAASLAGGFAQEGWHLLAARAAQGLGAAVLSPATLTLLTAAVPEGPARTRAIGTWMAVGAGGGAAGGLVGGVLTDALSWRWVLLINVPVGALVLTGAALWLAEGRAGTRRRVDLPGAVLVTAGLATTAYGIVQTEAAGWAAAGTLVPLSAGLALLGLFVRVEATAQAPLMPLRVLGVRAVSAANVSMMLLGSATFGMWYFMTVYAQNVLGYTPLEAGFALVPSSVAVFVAAKAAPGIMARTGAKPLTVAGFLIAAAGFAWQSTMGVHGSYLTAVCLPGVLMMTGSGLASTPLASLATSGAAPGDAGLVSGLINTSRTMGGALGLAVLSTVAAARTAGSGGAAEITAGYALAFRTSATVLVAGAVMMLLWLPGHPGRRGSGPAQPPGRKRTDVPLGAESARKGPEKA, translated from the coding sequence ATGACACCCATGGCTGACGACTCCCCACCCGCCCGGCCGCGTACCCGTACCTGGGCCGTGGTCGCGGCCGCCTGCACCGGCCAGTTCCTGGTCGTCCTCGACGTTTCCGTGGTCAATGTGGCGCTGCCGTCGATGCGGGCCGACCTCGGTCTGAGCGCCTCCGGGCTGCAGTGGGTCGTCAACGCCTACGCGATCGCCTTCGCCGGTTTCATGCTCCTGGGCGGGCGGGCCGCGGACCTGTACGGCCGCAAACGGATATTCATGACCGGCCTCGGTCTCTTCACCGCGGCCTCACTCGCGGGCGGATTCGCCCAGGAGGGCTGGCACCTGCTCGCCGCCCGCGCCGCACAGGGTCTCGGCGCGGCGGTGCTCTCCCCGGCCACGCTCACCCTGCTCACCGCGGCGGTCCCCGAAGGCCCCGCGCGGACCCGGGCGATCGGCACCTGGATGGCGGTCGGCGCGGGCGGCGGGGCGGCCGGCGGGCTGGTCGGAGGAGTGCTGACGGACGCCCTCTCCTGGCGCTGGGTCCTCCTCATCAACGTGCCGGTCGGCGCCCTCGTCCTGACCGGGGCCGCGCTGTGGCTCGCCGAGGGCCGCGCGGGCACCCGGCGCAGGGTCGACCTGCCGGGCGCGGTGCTCGTCACGGCCGGGCTGGCCACGACGGCGTACGGCATCGTGCAGACCGAGGCCGCGGGCTGGGCCGCCGCCGGCACCCTGGTGCCGCTGTCCGCCGGCCTCGCACTGCTCGGGCTCTTCGTCCGGGTGGAGGCGACGGCCCAGGCCCCGCTGATGCCGCTGCGGGTGCTCGGTGTGCGGGCGGTCTCGGCGGCGAACGTCTCGATGATGCTGCTGGGTTCGGCGACCTTCGGCATGTGGTACTTCATGACCGTCTACGCCCAGAACGTGCTGGGTTACACGCCCCTGGAAGCCGGGTTCGCGCTCGTCCCGAGCTCCGTCGCCGTCTTCGTCGCCGCGAAGGCCGCGCCGGGGATCATGGCACGGACCGGCGCCAAGCCGCTGACCGTGGCCGGCTTCCTCATCGCCGCCGCCGGCTTCGCCTGGCAGTCCACCATGGGCGTGCACGGTTCCTACCTCACCGCGGTCTGCCTCCCCGGCGTCCTGATGATGACGGGGTCCGGGCTGGCGTCCACCCCGCTTGCCTCGCTCGCCACGTCGGGCGCCGCACCGGGCGACGCCGGGCTCGTCTCCGGGCTCATCAACACGTCCCGAACCATGGGCGGGGCGCTGGGCCTCGCCGTGCTCTCCACGGTCGCCGCCGCCCGCACGGCCGGCTCGGGCGGGGCCGCGGAGATCACCGCCGGATACGCCCTGGCCTTCCGCACCTCCGCCACCGTGCTCGTCGCCGGAGCCGTGATGATGCTGCTGTGGCTGCCGGGACACCCCGGACGGCGGGGCAGCGGCCCGGCCCAACCGCCCGGCCGCAAGCGCACGGACGTGCCGCTCGGGGCCGAGTCCGCCCGGAAGGGCCCGGAGAAGGCGTAG
- a CDS encoding prenyltransferase gives MSTPEQTEHLVLPGVLTAAQAAETVGALLAVQREDGALPWFRGHHLDPWDHTEAAMALDAAGEHEAAARAYAWLARNQNEDGSWYAAYQDGDPDRPTDHCRESNFCAYVAVGVWHHYLATGDDAFADRMWPTVYAATEFVLGLQQPGGQIGWKREADGTPVTDALLTGSSSVHQALRCALALAEQREEPQPDWELAAGALGHAIREHPERFLDKSRYSMDWYYPVLGGAVTGAEATRRIQEGWDRFVVPGLGVRCVVPNPWVTGGESCELALALWATGESDRALEILQSVQHLRAEGGLYWTGYVFEGEKAVWPEELTTWTAGSLLLAVAALGGDEATTAVFGGERLPSGLEPDCCR, from the coding sequence GTGAGCACACCCGAGCAGACCGAACACCTGGTCCTGCCGGGCGTCCTCACCGCCGCGCAGGCCGCCGAGACGGTGGGCGCGCTGCTCGCCGTGCAGCGGGAGGACGGGGCGCTGCCCTGGTTCCGCGGCCACCACCTCGACCCCTGGGACCACACCGAGGCCGCCATGGCGCTCGACGCGGCGGGCGAGCACGAGGCCGCCGCACGGGCCTACGCGTGGCTGGCCCGCAACCAGAACGAGGACGGCTCCTGGTACGCCGCGTACCAGGACGGCGACCCGGACCGTCCCACCGACCACTGCCGCGAGAGCAACTTCTGCGCGTACGTCGCCGTCGGCGTCTGGCACCACTACCTGGCCACCGGCGACGACGCCTTCGCCGACCGGATGTGGCCGACGGTCTACGCGGCGACGGAGTTCGTGCTGGGACTCCAGCAGCCCGGCGGGCAGATCGGCTGGAAACGCGAGGCGGACGGCACCCCCGTCACGGACGCCCTGCTGACCGGTTCCTCCTCGGTCCACCAGGCGCTGCGCTGTGCGCTGGCCCTGGCCGAACAGCGCGAGGAGCCGCAGCCCGACTGGGAGCTGGCGGCCGGGGCGCTCGGTCACGCGATCCGCGAGCACCCTGAGCGTTTCCTGGACAAGAGCCGCTACTCGATGGACTGGTACTACCCGGTCCTCGGCGGCGCGGTCACCGGGGCCGAGGCGACGCGGAGGATCCAGGAGGGCTGGGACCGCTTCGTCGTCCCCGGGCTCGGAGTGCGCTGTGTGGTGCCCAACCCCTGGGTGACCGGCGGGGAGAGCTGCGAACTGGCCCTGGCCCTCTGGGCGACGGGGGAGTCCGACCGGGCGCTGGAGATCCTGCAGTCCGTCCAGCACCTGCGCGCCGAGGGCGGGCTGTACTGGACGGGTTACGTCTTCGAGGGCGAGAAGGCCGTCTGGCCGGAGGAGCTCACCACCTGGACGGCCGGCTCGCTGCTCCTCGCGGTCGCCGCCCTCGGTGGCGACGAGGCGACCACCGCCGTCTTCGGCGGCGAGCGCCTGCCGTCGGGACTCGAACCGGACTGCTGCCGCTGA
- a CDS encoding MFS transporter, producing MQRTTNEQPAGEHLPDPRRGRGGVVPVLAFAGITVAVMQTLLVPVIKDLPVLLHTDPANATWVLTATLLAGAVATPIMGRLGDLYGKRGMLLASLAVMVVGSLICAATDDLVIMIVGRALQGFAMGAIPLGIGIMRDVLPREKLGSAMALMSSSIGVGGGLALPGAALVAQHADWHTLFLGSAALGVLAMVMTVVVVPEPPLRAPGRFDLVGALGLSLGLVCLLVPVTKGAAWGWTSPLTLVLIAAAVVILLLWGLFELRSKAPLVDLRTSARREVLLTNLVSVMVGVAFYAVSLVLPQLLQLPASTGYGLGRSMVVAGLCVAPLGLTMMLVAPLYARISARRGPKVSLILGMVIIAIGYGAGLGLMSAAWQTVVIAVVLGAGIGLAYSSLPALIIGAVDASETGAANGLNTLMRSIGTSLSSAVIGMVLANTSARFGPVNVPTMEGFRISFMIATGAVLVGLVLAVFLPAQRPGRPVLLAAGASDAAAPEPAPAAGATAPVAAVGRRASAT from the coding sequence ATGCAACGGACGACGAACGAACAGCCGGCCGGGGAGCACCTCCCCGATCCGCGCCGGGGGCGGGGCGGCGTCGTTCCCGTACTCGCGTTCGCAGGCATCACCGTCGCGGTGATGCAGACCCTGCTCGTCCCCGTCATCAAGGACCTGCCGGTCCTCCTGCACACCGACCCGGCCAACGCGACCTGGGTGCTGACGGCGACTCTGCTCGCCGGCGCGGTCGCGACCCCGATCATGGGGCGGCTCGGTGACCTGTACGGCAAGCGCGGCATGCTGCTCGCCAGCCTCGCCGTCATGGTGGTCGGCTCGCTGATCTGCGCCGCCACCGACGACCTCGTGATCATGATCGTCGGCCGGGCGCTGCAGGGATTCGCCATGGGCGCCATCCCGCTCGGGATCGGCATCATGCGCGACGTGCTGCCGCGCGAGAAGCTCGGCTCGGCGATGGCGCTCATGAGCTCCTCCATAGGCGTCGGCGGCGGACTCGCCCTGCCCGGCGCCGCGCTCGTGGCGCAGCACGCCGACTGGCACACCCTCTTCCTCGGTTCGGCCGCGCTGGGGGTGCTGGCCATGGTCATGACCGTCGTCGTCGTGCCCGAGCCGCCGCTGCGCGCCCCCGGCCGCTTCGACCTCGTCGGGGCGCTGGGACTCTCCCTCGGCCTGGTCTGCCTGCTCGTGCCGGTGACCAAGGGGGCGGCCTGGGGCTGGACCTCGCCCCTGACCCTGGTGCTGATCGCGGCGGCTGTGGTGATCCTGCTGCTGTGGGGGCTCTTCGAACTGCGCAGCAAGGCTCCGCTCGTCGACCTGCGCACGAGCGCGCGCCGCGAGGTGCTGCTCACCAACCTCGTCTCCGTCATGGTCGGGGTGGCGTTCTACGCCGTCTCGCTGGTCCTGCCCCAGCTGCTCCAGCTGCCCGCGTCGACCGGCTACGGTCTGGGGCGGTCGATGGTCGTCGCCGGACTCTGCGTGGCGCCGCTGGGGCTCACGATGATGCTCGTGGCTCCGCTGTACGCGAGGATCTCGGCCCGCCGGGGCCCCAAGGTCTCCCTGATCCTCGGCATGGTGATCATCGCGATCGGCTACGGCGCGGGGCTCGGCCTGATGAGCGCCGCCTGGCAGACCGTGGTGATCGCCGTGGTGCTGGGTGCCGGGATCGGGCTCGCCTACTCCTCACTGCCCGCCCTGATCATCGGGGCCGTCGACGCGTCGGAGACGGGCGCCGCGAACGGCCTGAACACCCTGATGCGGTCGATCGGCACGTCGCTGTCCAGCGCGGTGATCGGGATGGTGCTGGCGAACACCTCGGCGCGGTTCGGGCCGGTGAACGTCCCCACCATGGAGGGCTTCCGGATCTCGTTCATGATCGCCACGGGTGCGGTGCTGGTCGGTCTGGTGCTGGCCGTGTTCCTGCCGGCCCAACGGCCGGGGCGCCCGGTGCTGCTGGCCGCCGGTGCGAGTGACGCGGCGGCCCCGGAGCCCGCACCGGCCGCCGGGGCGACGGCCCCGGTCGCTGCCGTGGGACGGCGCGCCTCGGCCACGTAA
- a CDS encoding DUF5336 domain-containing protein: MNIRSLSRGDGVVIGAAVVLFIASFLDLSGFDCPSGVDCSGYSANAWDSLSLLMGIFLAGIIGAALLIVSRAMPGRKIAGFELGQFGAAFTVYALWTMFWTIIDAGDAGAGLILGLLATLVLAGAAVATPLVPALKAPLMGAPRPAQGVQPAYGQQPGQGYGYPGQQQFGGQQGQPQPYGAQQAQPGQQEQHAAPQTSQGGGAPAADFTPFWFAVPVARPLYGEDGSPNPIAELAPGTWYLAVEQRGPGLIAQTQDGRRGLLQDTTGIQRG; the protein is encoded by the coding sequence GTGAATATCCGCTCCCTCTCCCGAGGCGACGGCGTGGTGATCGGAGCAGCGGTCGTGCTGTTCATCGCCTCTTTCCTCGACCTCTCCGGCTTCGACTGCCCCTCGGGCGTGGACTGTTCCGGCTACAGCGCGAACGCCTGGGACTCGCTCTCCCTCCTGATGGGCATCTTCCTGGCCGGCATCATCGGCGCCGCGCTGCTGATCGTCAGCCGCGCGATGCCGGGCCGCAAGATCGCCGGTTTCGAACTGGGCCAGTTCGGCGCGGCGTTCACCGTGTACGCGCTGTGGACCATGTTCTGGACGATCATCGACGCCGGTGACGCCGGTGCCGGTCTGATCCTCGGGCTGCTCGCCACCCTCGTGCTGGCGGGCGCCGCGGTCGCCACCCCGCTGGTCCCCGCGCTGAAGGCGCCGCTCATGGGCGCTCCCCGTCCGGCGCAGGGCGTCCAGCCGGCCTACGGCCAGCAGCCCGGCCAGGGGTACGGCTACCCGGGCCAGCAGCAGTTCGGCGGACAGCAGGGCCAGCCGCAGCCGTACGGCGCGCAGCAGGCGCAGCCCGGCCAGCAGGAGCAGCACGCGGCTCCGCAGACCTCCCAGGGCGGTGGCGCACCGGCCGCCGACTTCACGCCGTTCTGGTTCGCGGTGCCGGTCGCGCGTCCGCTGTACGGCGAGGACGGCTCCCCCAACCCGATCGCGGAGCTCGCCCCCGGCACGTGGTACCTCGCGGTCGAGCAGCGCGGCCCCGGGCTCATCGCCCAGACGCAGGACGGCCGTCGCGGCCTGCTGCAGGACACCACGGGCATCCAGCGAGGCTGA